A window of the Carcharodon carcharias isolate sCarCar2 chromosome 37 unlocalized genomic scaffold, sCarCar2.pri SUPER_37_unloc_2, whole genome shotgun sequence genome harbors these coding sequences:
- the LOC121274688 gene encoding neuronal PAS domain-containing protein 4-like, translated as MYRSTKGASKARRDQINTEIRNLKELLPISDTDKSRLSYLHIMSLACIYTRKSVFFGPGTLEGALPLISPTELTDFLHSLPGFLIALSSEGKLIYVSENVSEHLGHSLVDLVAQGDSIYDITDSLDHLVLSSNLMFTSPSESERLFRCRFNTSRSVRRQSAGNKLVLIRGRYHQPPSGAYWSSKPVFIAFCAPLDTRPRLFDNHLFLGFFESQHSKDMMFTQLSDSVGYYLGYQKTELIGKSWYNLLHPQDLTHASAQHYRFLSGGSEARVEMIVRLQSKNTQWIWVYMVLQVECAEVPVLCYNYTVSESEAWCLRQQLTEEQEDTLLFPYALPAPPSHQEPVQSPSYLSSPDTVFTPVAGTPTSGVSAQSFDFSGICGLDFAEVPAPTGREEDSQRGLLPAPPQEKEQGGVTGVGRATKLPELLYSDCMFGANSPTPPCTPQLLGPTFTFGGQEPFGQTTTTEIYYPLEPCASLYERLPPSPDSPGNGGCTVMGLPQVPTPLYIHVPSTPEGILTPEASPIKLPASCYFGYLEGMEQTQIDALAKRIGCHLADSRESCLGTEPAPSQDNNAKDIGESRSSSLPAEAPILDFQALKQWRSVDFSMISFGEEDDEDEDVIENILRDLGAPTMERSPPGPSCHQLGGNSGCPADVESNRAGSACNPDACPATDLSPEEQSFLEELTSYETVFETIVSRSPCDGFIDELYQLQSHGHEYFHQDGSGGNTSF; from the exons ATGTACAGATCCACCAAGGGCGCCTCGAAAGCCAGAAGGGATCAGATTAACACTGAGATCAGGAACCTGAAGGAACTGCTGCCGATCTCGGACACTGACAAATCCAGACTCTCTTACCTGCACATCATGTCGCTGGCGTGTATCTACACCAGGAAATCCGTCTTCTTCGGTCCAG GCACCTTGGAAGGGGCGCTCCCTCTGATTTCGCCCACTGAGCTGACTGacttcctgcactccctccccggCTTCCTGATCGCCTTGAGCAGCGAGGGGAAACTTATCTACGTGTCGGAGAACGTGTCGGAGCATCTGGGCCACTCGCTG GTGGACCTGGTCGCTCAGGGAGACAGCATTTACGATATTACTGACTCGTTGGACCATCTGGTGTTGAGCAGTAACTTGATGTTTACCTCTCCGTCAGAAAGTG AGCGCCTCTTCCGATGCCGTTTTAACACCTCGAGGTCAGTCCGGAGGCAGAGTGCGGGCAACAAGTTGGTGCTGATCAGGGGCCGATACCACCAGCCCCCCTCCGGAGCTTACTGGTCCTCCAAACCGGTCTTCATCGCTTTCTGTGCCCCGCTAGACACCAGGCCCCGACTCTTTGACAATCACCTGTTTCTGGGCTTCTTCGAGAGTCAGCACTCCAAGGACATGATGTTCACCCAGCTCTCTGACAG CGTTGGCTACTACTTGGGTTATCAGAAAACTGAACTCATTGGAAAATCCTGGTACAACTTGCTGCATCCTCAAGATCTGACACACGCCTCTGCCCAGCATTACCGTTTTT TGAGTGGAGGAAGTGAAGCCAGAGTGGAGATGATTGTCCGTCTCCAGTCCAAGAATACCCAGTGGATCTGGGTCTATATGGTGCTTCAGGTGGAATGTGCTGAGGTGCCAGTACTCTGCTACAATTATACAGTGAG TGAATCTGAAGCCTGGTGCCTCCGACAACAGCTGACTGAGGAGCAGGAGGACACTCTGCTGTTTCCGTATGCTCTCCCAGCTCCACCATCTCACCAGGAGCCAGTGCAGTCTCCCAGCTACCTGTCCAGCCCCGACACAGTCTTCACGCCCGTGGCTGGAACCCCGACCAGCGGAGTTTCGGCCCAGTCCTTCGATTTCAGTGGGATATGTGGCCTCGACTTTGCCGAGGTGCCTGCGCCGACCGGGAGGGAAGAGGACAGCCAGAGGGGGCTCCTCCCTGCTCCACCACAGGAGAAGGAGCAGGGGGGTGTGACAGGGGTGGGGCGTGCCACCAAGCTCCCAGAGTTGTTGTACAGTGACTGCATGTTTGGAGCCAACTCGCCTACTCCGCCCTGCACCCCCCAGCTGCTGGGGCCCACCTTCACCTTCGGGGGCCAGGAGCCATTCGGCCAGACCACCACCACCGAGATCTACTATCCCCTGGAGCCCTGTGCCTCGCTGTATGAGAGGCTGCCCCCTTCGCCAGACAGCCCCGGCAATGGGGGCTGCACCGTGATGGGCCTGCCCCAGGTGCCCACCCCCCTCTACATCCACGTGCCCAGTACTCCCGAGGGCATCCTGACCCCAGAGGCCTCGCCCATCAAGTTGCCCGCCAGCTGCTACTTCGGCTACCTGGAGGGCATGGAACAGACCCAGATCGACGCTCTGGCCAAGCGCATTGGCTGCCACTTGGCCGACAGCCGGGAGTCCTGCTTGGGAACAGAGCCTGCCCCCTCGCAGGACAACAACGCCAAAGACATCGGTGAGAGCCGTAGTTCCTCCCTCCCCGCCGAGGCCCCAATCCTGGACTTCCAAGCCCTCAAGCAGTGGAGGAGCGTAGACTTCTCCATGATTAGCTTCGGCGAGGAAGATGACGAGGACGAAGATGTCATCGAGAACATTTTGAGGGACCTGGGCGCTCCCACGATGGAGAGAAGCCCCCCAGGTCCCAGCTGCCACCAGTTGGGTGGAAATTCCGGATGTCCCGCTGACGTGGAATCCAACCGCGCGGGATCAGCCTGCAACCCAGACGCGTGCCCCGCGACTGACTTGTCTCCAGAAGAACAATCCTTCCTTGAAGAGTTGACTTCGTACGAAACTGTATTTGAGACGATTGTCTCAAGGTCCCCCTGTGATGGGTTCATCGATGAGTTGTATCAACTCCAGAGTCATGGCCATGAATACTTCCATCAAG ATGGAAGTGGAGGTAACACCTCGTTTTGA